A genome region from Thalassotalea euphylliae includes the following:
- a CDS encoding LysR family transcriptional regulator, translating to MAEQMNWEDLRIFLEVSRAEKLSVAARRLSIDASTVSRRLHQLETCLSAQLFERTSNGHILTPDGRLLVARASKMEQDATLAFEQIALQNTSEQGTVRIGATEAFGNHFIAPNLTGLQNTHPKIEVELLQFTRDVKISRNEADIAIMVERPKSTSMIVTKLTDYQLQIYGSRKHQHHYQHLALSQLPSQPWVSYVDNLLFTEQLSYLDEVAENIKPVFRSTSIISQYSAIKSGLGIGILPCFLAEQDAELIKLVANKVNITRSLWLVTHPELKRLERVAIVWEFLKMLAKEKQHLLLPQTK from the coding sequence ATGGCAGAGCAGATGAACTGGGAAGATTTACGGATATTTTTAGAAGTTTCACGCGCTGAAAAGCTATCTGTCGCGGCGCGCCGGTTAAGTATCGACGCATCGACCGTTTCTCGGCGTTTACACCAGCTAGAAACCTGCTTATCAGCACAGCTATTTGAGCGAACAAGCAATGGTCATATATTAACGCCAGACGGTAGGCTATTAGTGGCTAGAGCGAGCAAAATGGAGCAAGATGCAACATTAGCCTTTGAACAAATTGCCCTGCAAAATACCAGTGAACAAGGCACTGTGCGCATCGGCGCAACCGAAGCATTTGGCAACCACTTTATCGCCCCAAATTTAACTGGCTTACAAAACACTCACCCGAAAATAGAAGTAGAGCTGTTGCAGTTCACCCGCGATGTCAAAATCAGTCGCAATGAAGCAGATATCGCTATTATGGTTGAGCGCCCCAAAAGTACATCGATGATTGTCACTAAACTTACCGATTATCAGCTACAAATTTATGGTAGTCGTAAACATCAACATCATTACCAACACTTAGCCTTATCACAATTACCTAGCCAGCCATGGGTGAGTTATGTTGATAACTTATTATTTACCGAGCAGCTTAGCTACTTAGATGAAGTCGCTGAAAATATAAAGCCAGTATTTCGCAGCACCAGTATTATCAGCCAATACAGCGCAATAAAGTCAGGCTTAGGGATTGGTATTTTGCCATGCTTTTTAGCTGAGCAAGATGCTGAGCTGATCAAGCTGGTTGCCAATAAGGTTAATATTACGCGCAGCCTGTGGTTAGTTACTCATCCTGAGCTTAAACGCCTAGAACGCGTTGCCATTGTTTGGGAGTTCTTAAAAATGCTTGCGAAAGAAAAACAGCATTTATTACTTCCTCAGACTAAATAA
- a CDS encoding DUF2884 family protein, producing MKKLTAASVTLISATLISATLISAPVSAHDINSDACDVNLETGMYINHEVIGFTKNDKVLYKIVGENTLVVNGEEVSLAAHQEALVADYADSIRAVVPEVKGIAIEGIALATEGVNLAFNELLGEGNNLANNLTQELNKLGSELDTRLSLESGIRFDENGAIGEDFLGEDFEERVEDTIESAIQDSIGSLLIAVGQEMLFAGGDMEALETRMENFGADIEQQMEARAELLEAKADALCQSIVVIDELEAQMRDEISELADFDLLEVSAHHNNKI from the coding sequence ATGAAAAAATTAACGGCGGCCAGTGTTACCCTAATTTCAGCAACCCTGATTTCAGCAACCCTAATTTCAGCACCAGTATCGGCTCACGACATTAATAGCGATGCATGTGATGTCAACCTAGAAACCGGCATGTATATCAACCATGAGGTCATAGGGTTCACAAAAAATGACAAAGTGTTATATAAAATTGTTGGAGAAAATACCCTTGTAGTGAACGGTGAAGAAGTTTCTTTAGCAGCTCATCAAGAAGCTTTGGTCGCAGATTACGCTGACAGTATTCGCGCAGTGGTACCGGAAGTTAAAGGTATCGCAATTGAGGGAATTGCATTGGCTACAGAAGGCGTTAATTTAGCGTTTAATGAATTGCTAGGTGAGGGCAATAACCTCGCCAATAACCTTACACAAGAATTAAACAAGCTGGGCAGTGAATTGGATACTCGCCTTTCGTTGGAGTCTGGCATTCGTTTTGATGAAAATGGTGCTATTGGCGAAGATTTCTTAGGAGAAGATTTTGAAGAGCGTGTTGAAGACACGATTGAAAGTGCCATTCAAGATTCGATTGGTTCTTTACTTATCGCCGTAGGGCAGGAAATGTTGTTTGCTGGCGGTGATATGGAAGCTTTAGAAACCCGAATGGAAAATTTTGGCGCCGATATCGAACAACAAATGGAAGCGCGTGCTGAGTTACTGGAAGCTAAAGCAGATGCTTTGTGTCAATCAATTGTTGTTATTGATGAGTTAGAAGCGCAGATGCGTGATGAGATTAGTGAGCTTGCTGATTTTGATTTGTTAGAAGTATCGGCTCATCATAACAACAAAATTTAG
- a CDS encoding GNAT family N-acetyltransferase has translation MITTQRLTLRPLTLDDWQFVIDIFSQPDFIRNVADKGIRTQADAIAYLEQGPMLCQQTHGFSMLAMELTLDLSSSSQTDVQPKVIGLCGLLQRDNMPYPDIGYALLPQYYRKGYTFEAAEGVLGHFSDIRPVLAVTSVDNDASQQLLRKLGFNKADADLVANAFDESVSVFQLV, from the coding sequence ATGATCACAACCCAAAGATTAACACTCAGGCCACTAACGTTAGATGACTGGCAGTTTGTGATTGATATTTTTAGCCAGCCTGACTTTATCCGCAATGTCGCCGATAAAGGTATTCGCACTCAAGCAGATGCCATTGCCTATCTAGAACAGGGGCCTATGCTTTGCCAACAAACTCATGGCTTTAGTATGTTGGCAATGGAGTTGACATTAGACCTTAGCTCTTCATCACAAACTGACGTGCAACCAAAGGTTATTGGCCTTTGTGGCTTGTTGCAACGAGATAATATGCCGTACCCAGATATAGGCTATGCCTTGTTGCCGCAGTATTACCGAAAAGGTTACACGTTTGAAGCGGCCGAAGGAGTGCTTGGGCACTTTTCTGATATTCGCCCTGTACTGGCTGTAACTAGTGTCGATAATGACGCTTCGCAGCAACTGTTGCGAAAATTGGGTTTTAATAAAGCAGATGCCGATTTGGTTGCTAATGCTTTTGACGAGTCGGTAAGCGTCTTTCAGTTAGTTTGA
- a CDS encoding DUF1883 domain-containing protein, translating into MKFTHYDLGILIKNQVVEVSLSGNAANVYLMESKHFQEYKRARKRFGIGGLMMHTPVRLIVPHSGHWLVTLDFGGFIGKVDSNVKVYPANTSIEP; encoded by the coding sequence GTGAAGTTTACGCACTACGACTTAGGAATTCTAATAAAAAATCAGGTTGTTGAAGTTTCATTGTCAGGCAACGCCGCCAACGTTTACTTGATGGAGTCAAAGCACTTCCAAGAATATAAAAGAGCGCGTAAACGCTTTGGGATTGGCGGTCTGATGATGCACACACCCGTTCGACTTATTGTGCCACACTCAGGTCATTGGCTAGTGACATTGGATTTCGGTGGTTTTATTGGCAAGGTAGACAGTAACGTTAAAGTTTACCCCGCCAATACCAGTATTGAACCTTAA
- a CDS encoding diacylglycerol kinase has product MKKMTQPIDYSKKPNGTGITRIVKATYCSYKGFKAALLHEAAFRQELAICLILSPIAFFLAASSSQLLILLITLAFVLFAELINSAIEALADKITTDHDELIGRAKDLGSAGVTVAFGMLILCWGYIAYERFFA; this is encoded by the coding sequence ATGAAGAAAATGACGCAACCAATAGATTATTCAAAAAAGCCCAATGGCACAGGTATAACACGTATTGTCAAAGCAACTTACTGCTCTTACAAAGGTTTTAAAGCAGCACTATTGCATGAAGCGGCTTTTCGCCAAGAGTTAGCAATATGTCTGATCCTCAGCCCAATCGCATTTTTCTTAGCGGCTTCGAGCTCACAATTATTAATACTATTGATAACTTTAGCATTTGTGCTGTTTGCTGAACTTATTAACTCGGCAATAGAAGCTTTAGCCGATAAAATCACCACAGATCATGACGAGCTTATTGGTAGAGCAAAAGACTTAGGATCTGCTGGCGTCACGGTTGCTTTTGGTATGTTGATTTTATGCTGGGGTTATATTGCTTATGAAAGATTTTTCGCATAA
- a CDS encoding MATE family efflux transporter encodes MTSSSQLRQTIKLAWPISLQNMLVTLLGMIDVVMVGHLGNAAVASVGLGNRIQFVVLVIATGLSWGVGVLAAQYFGAGKSDRIRRSIQIASVFALLAFTPIAIINFYTADVVIGWASSDSQVIALGEVYLWITMPSLIFVGLILIVENALRSIGQVKLPLAFSCVAIVINIVLNYWLINGGLGVPALGVEGAAWATLISRALHLAIIWHFLIKNRHLLAPKSGDLSLLANRRAWWHLFQLVWPMMMSFGIWSIGTFMYQLIYGQLGTEALAVMSLLSPIEGIFLSVFFGLASACSIMVGQKLGADAFEQAWQVAKSFFVLCPIVAIGLGGLALLLEGIIFSPYENMSSQTLATAHQVFTLIALGAWLKVCNMTLALGVIRAGGDNKFCMITDIFGMWAVSIPLTYIAATVWNLPLIWVALVAYSEEVAKLILFGWRTWSKKWMRNLSVDAH; translated from the coding sequence ATGACCTCTTCTTCGCAACTACGGCAAACGATCAAACTTGCTTGGCCGATTTCTCTGCAAAACATGTTAGTCACGCTACTCGGTATGATTGATGTTGTGATGGTTGGCCACCTTGGCAATGCTGCAGTGGCTTCTGTCGGTTTAGGTAATCGTATTCAGTTTGTAGTTTTAGTTATTGCGACAGGCCTTTCATGGGGTGTGGGTGTTTTAGCTGCGCAATATTTCGGGGCAGGTAAAAGCGACAGAATTCGCCGTAGCATTCAGATAGCGTCTGTTTTTGCACTGTTGGCATTTACCCCGATAGCCATTATTAACTTTTATACTGCTGATGTCGTCATCGGCTGGGCTTCATCTGACTCTCAGGTTATTGCGCTTGGTGAGGTTTATCTTTGGATTACCATGCCGAGTTTGATCTTTGTTGGCTTAATATTGATCGTAGAAAACGCACTGCGCAGCATTGGCCAAGTCAAATTGCCTTTAGCATTTAGCTGTGTCGCTATAGTGATCAATATCGTTCTTAATTATTGGCTGATCAATGGCGGCTTGGGAGTACCTGCACTTGGGGTTGAAGGCGCTGCCTGGGCAACGTTAATATCGCGAGCCTTGCACTTAGCGATTATTTGGCATTTTTTAATTAAAAATCGCCATTTATTAGCGCCTAAAAGTGGTGACCTTAGTTTATTGGCGAATCGTCGTGCTTGGTGGCATCTATTTCAGTTAGTTTGGCCAATGATGATGAGTTTTGGCATTTGGTCTATCGGTACATTCATGTATCAACTTATCTACGGGCAATTAGGTACAGAAGCCCTTGCGGTGATGAGTTTGCTTTCACCAATTGAAGGAATATTTTTATCTGTATTTTTTGGTTTAGCTTCTGCTTGCTCGATTATGGTGGGTCAAAAGCTTGGGGCTGATGCTTTTGAGCAAGCCTGGCAGGTCGCTAAATCCTTCTTTGTACTTTGTCCAATTGTCGCAATTGGTTTAGGTGGCTTGGCGTTATTGCTTGAAGGAATTATCTTCAGTCCATATGAAAATATGTCATCACAAACACTTGCCACAGCTCACCAAGTATTTACGCTAATTGCACTGGGTGCATGGCTAAAAGTATGTAACATGACGTTGGCACTCGGCGTTATTCGTGCAGGCGGAGATAATAAGTTTTGCATGATAACTGATATATTTGGCATGTGGGCGGTAAGTATTCCACTGACCTATATTGCGGCGACGGTTTGGAACCTACCGCTTATTTGGGTTGCCTTGGTCGCCTATAGCGAAGAAGTGGCAAAGCTTATTTTGTTTGGCTGGCGCACATGGTCAAAGAAGTGGATGCGCAACCTTTCTGTAGACGCTCATTAA
- a CDS encoding IS3 family transposase (programmed frameshift), which translates to MSAKRFPEEFKVQAVKQVTEKGHSVASVAERLDISTNSLYIWLKRYGSNSEHYQELSEQEKRIKALEKELKRTQQERDLLKEGRRVLCGRVKEKYTFIKSRLNQYPIKLMCQALQVHRSGFHAWLQKPESKRAKDDKRLTGLIKQSWLESGCVYGYRKIQSDMLDLGEVCSKNRVHRLMQLSGIQAQVGYKKRKGNYGTKPSVVADNQLKRQFDVVQPNQAWVTDITYIDTHEGFLYLAVVIDLFSRQVVGWSMQSMMHTDLVLSALLAAVWRRKPKQTVIIHSDQGSQFTGYDWQRFAAEHNLSLSMSRRGNCHDNAVAESFFQLLKRERIKRRKYKNREKAKEDIFDYIEMFYNSKRKHGYLNNQSPTDYDKTYFMNQENV; encoded by the exons ATGAGCGCTAAAAGATTTCCCGAAGAATTTAAGGTTCAGGCCGTTAAGCAAGTGACTGAAAAAGGTCACTCCGTTGCAAGCGTTGCAGAACGGTTAGATATCTCGACAAATAGTCTTTATATCTGGTTAAAACGCTATGGCAGTAACAGCGAACACTACCAAGAATTATCCGAGCAAGAAAAGCGTATTAAAGCGCTTGAGAAAGAACTAAAGCGTACTCAACAAGAACGTGATCTATTAAAGGAAG GCCGCCGTGTACTTTGCGGGCGAGTCAAAGAAAAGTACACGTTCATAAAGTCTCGGCTCAACCAATACCCCATAAAGCTGATGTGCCAAGCGTTGCAAGTTCACCGCAGTGGCTTTCATGCTTGGTTGCAAAAGCCAGAATCCAAGCGAGCTAAGGATGACAAGCGCTTAACGGGTTTAATCAAACAGTCTTGGCTTGAAAGCGGCTGCGTTTACGGTTATCGCAAAATTCAAAGTGATATGTTGGATTTAGGTGAAGTTTGCTCAAAGAATAGAGTTCATCGATTAATGCAGTTATCAGGCATTCAAGCTCAAGTCGGCTATAAGAAGCGCAAAGGCAACTATGGCACTAAGCCTTCTGTGGTCGCAGATAACCAGTTAAAACGACAGTTTGATGTAGTACAGCCAAATCAAGCTTGGGTAACTGATATCACTTATATTGATACGCACGAAGGCTTTCTCTATTTAGCCGTAGTTATCGACTTGTTTTCTCGGCAAGTCGTTGGCTGGTCGATGCAATCGATGATGCATACTGATTTAGTCTTAAGTGCATTACTCGCTGCTGTATGGCGAAGAAAACCTAAGCAAACGGTTATTATACATTCCGATCAAGGCAGCCAATTTACAGGTTATGACTGGCAACGATTTGCTGCTGAGCATAATTTATCACTCAGTATGAGTCGTAGAGGTAACTGCCATGATAATGCTGTTGCTGAGAGCTTCTTTCAGTTGCTAAAACGTGAACGGATCAAGCGAAGAAAATACAAAAATAGAGAAAAAGCTAAGGAAGATATTTTCGATTACATCGAAATGTTTTATAACAGCAAACGTAAACATGGTTATCTAAATAATCAGTCTCCAACTGACTATGATAAAACCTATTTTATGAATCAAGAAAACGTCTAG
- a CDS encoding CoA-acylating methylmalonate-semialdehyde dehydrogenase — MTIRKIPLIIGGEKVQSATDTWLDVLNPATQEVVAQVPMATPQEVAAAVASAKQAFKTWSQVSLTNRMRIMVRFQELVREHTSEIAELITLEHGKTLPDAEGEVGRALEAVENACAITRLQLGEMANNSANGVDTYTLNKPLGVGVGITAFNFPVMLPAFMFPPAIACGNTFVLKPSEQDPSSTIRFVELALEAGIPAGVINVVHGGPEVVDALCEHQDVKAVSFIGSTHVGTHVYNHASAHGKRAQAMMGAKNHMVIMPDANKDRAINDLLGSAFGAAGQRCMANPVTILVGEARNWLPEIAERAKALKVGPGSQRDADLGPVVSPQAKARILRLLDSGVEQGAELLVDGRNCVVEGYEQGNFVGPTMFSKVTTDMDIYTQEIFGPALCVLEAETLDDAIDIINTNPNGNGTSIFTSSGWYAHKFENEIDVGQVGINVPIPVPVAYFSFTGSRGSKLGDLGPNGKQVISFWTQTKSVTARWFEPDHQDGSEVHTTISLK; from the coding sequence ATGACGATCCGAAAAATTCCGCTGATTATTGGCGGCGAAAAAGTGCAATCTGCAACGGATACTTGGTTAGATGTACTAAATCCGGCCACTCAAGAGGTGGTAGCACAAGTGCCAATGGCGACACCACAAGAGGTTGCCGCAGCGGTTGCTAGTGCTAAACAAGCATTTAAGACATGGTCGCAAGTGTCATTAACTAATCGCATGCGCATTATGGTGCGCTTTCAAGAATTAGTGCGCGAGCACACCAGCGAAATTGCCGAGCTGATCACCTTAGAGCATGGTAAAACCTTACCAGATGCCGAAGGTGAAGTCGGCAGGGCGTTGGAAGCAGTTGAAAATGCTTGTGCTATCACCCGATTACAGCTTGGTGAAATGGCCAATAACTCAGCCAATGGTGTAGATACGTACACACTGAATAAACCACTAGGTGTTGGTGTTGGTATTACTGCGTTTAACTTCCCAGTGATGCTACCTGCGTTTATGTTTCCGCCAGCGATTGCATGTGGCAATACCTTTGTGCTTAAACCATCTGAGCAAGACCCTTCATCAACGATTCGCTTCGTTGAATTGGCATTGGAAGCGGGTATTCCTGCTGGCGTGATTAATGTTGTCCATGGCGGCCCTGAAGTGGTGGATGCATTGTGTGAACATCAAGACGTTAAAGCGGTATCTTTTATCGGTTCAACCCATGTTGGTACTCATGTTTATAACCATGCAAGCGCGCATGGCAAACGTGCTCAGGCGATGATGGGCGCCAAAAATCATATGGTGATTATGCCTGATGCCAACAAAGACCGAGCGATTAACGATTTGTTAGGCTCAGCTTTTGGCGCTGCAGGGCAGCGCTGTATGGCCAATCCGGTAACTATTTTAGTGGGAGAAGCTAGAAATTGGCTACCCGAAATAGCGGAGCGTGCCAAAGCCTTAAAAGTAGGGCCAGGCTCACAGCGCGACGCGGATTTAGGCCCAGTGGTATCGCCACAAGCGAAAGCACGTATTTTACGGTTGCTCGACTCAGGTGTTGAACAAGGGGCTGAATTATTGGTTGATGGCCGTAACTGTGTGGTTGAAGGGTATGAACAAGGCAACTTTGTTGGCCCGACTATGTTTTCGAAAGTGACCACAGATATGGACATTTACACACAGGAAATTTTCGGCCCAGCACTTTGTGTGTTGGAAGCGGAAACCCTTGATGATGCCATCGATATTATCAATACTAACCCGAACGGCAATGGCACCTCTATTTTTACCTCAAGCGGTTGGTATGCTCACAAGTTTGAAAATGAGATAGATGTCGGCCAAGTGGGTATTAATGTGCCCATTCCAGTGCCAGTTGCTTATTTTAGCTTTACCGGCTCACGTGGTTCAAAGTTGGGTGATTTAGGTCCGAACGGCAAGCAAGTGATCAGTTTCTGGACGCAAACCAAATCAGTCACTGCACGTTGGTTTGAACCAGACCACCAAGATGGCTCTGAGGTACATACCACCATCAGCTTAAAATAG
- a CDS encoding tRNA-uridine aminocarboxypropyltransferase — MQKLYCYRKGISTKPFNARGKKVVRCEYCQLASDNCICHLRQPSLASAHFAIIMHDAEVLKPSNTARLIADVVPNTSAFIWSRTEPNTQLLALLANPCYQPYVIFPEQYAVASRQVYLNQVPKVAGEGVNEQKVGKQKIPLFVLLDGSWREAKKMFRKSPYLDNFPVVSVCAGADLLKNESKQAENLAANYIREAEVDNQFATAQVAAQLLALNGDHRASQHLSLWFDLFNFQYQKSVCQPNQGRRDALERYQAFINKTAQK, encoded by the coding sequence GTGCAAAAATTATATTGCTACCGCAAAGGTATTAGCACTAAACCATTTAATGCGCGTGGCAAAAAAGTGGTGCGCTGCGAGTATTGTCAGTTAGCTAGCGACAATTGTATTTGCCATTTGCGCCAGCCCTCTCTCGCTAGTGCGCATTTCGCAATTATCATGCATGATGCAGAAGTGCTTAAACCGAGTAATACTGCGCGTTTAATTGCTGATGTGGTGCCTAATACTTCGGCGTTTATTTGGTCTCGCACTGAGCCTAATACCCAGTTGCTAGCTTTACTGGCAAACCCTTGCTATCAACCTTATGTTATTTTTCCTGAGCAATATGCGGTTGCGTCTAGGCAGGTTTATCTTAATCAAGTTCCCAAAGTCGCTGGCGAAGGCGTTAACGAACAAAAAGTAGGAAAGCAGAAAATACCACTATTTGTGTTATTGGATGGTAGCTGGCGTGAAGCGAAAAAAATGTTTCGTAAAAGCCCCTATTTAGATAACTTCCCCGTTGTCAGTGTATGTGCGGGCGCTGACTTGCTGAAAAATGAAAGCAAACAAGCAGAAAATCTAGCGGCTAACTATATTCGCGAAGCCGAAGTAGACAATCAGTTTGCTACCGCGCAAGTGGCCGCTCAGCTACTGGCGTTAAATGGTGACCATAGGGCAAGTCAGCACTTGTCACTGTGGTTTGATTTGTTTAACTTTCAATACCAAAAAAGTGTTTGCCAGCCAAACCAAGGGCGCCGAGATGCGCTAGAACGCTATCAAGCGTTTATCAATAAGACAGCACAGAAGTAA
- a CDS encoding DUF3301 domain-containing protein: MASEQQYQERTEKHMGDIYLLLGIFLIGWYFWYLRKVAEIAKLHAKRHCEQQGLQLISVFRKSALPRFNKRQGFYIRSLFDFEFSDDGESSATGTMELYGLKLNAVDMPAYRI, translated from the coding sequence TTGGCTAGCGAGCAACAATACCAAGAAAGAACTGAGAAACATATGGGCGATATTTATTTACTGTTGGGGATTTTCTTAATCGGCTGGTATTTTTGGTACTTACGAAAAGTCGCCGAAATCGCCAAACTTCACGCTAAGCGCCACTGCGAACAACAGGGATTACAGCTAATTTCTGTGTTCCGTAAAAGCGCACTGCCTCGCTTTAATAAACGCCAAGGCTTTTATATTCGTAGCTTATTTGATTTTGAATTTAGTGATGATGGTGAATCCAGTGCCACTGGTACGATGGAGCTATACGGCTTAAAACTGAATGCCGTTGATATGCCAGCTTATCGGATATAA